One region of Trinickia violacea genomic DNA includes:
- a CDS encoding phosphopantetheine-binding protein, which yields MNELEKELAGLIIRELNLEDIQLEDVSAETPLYGEGFGLDSIDILEIALLISKKYGFALRSDNPDNAKIFATLGGLAAYVAEHRVR from the coding sequence ATGAACGAACTGGAAAAAGAGCTCGCTGGATTGATCATCCGCGAACTGAACCTTGAAGACATTCAGCTCGAGGACGTGTCCGCGGAGACTCCGTTGTACGGCGAAGGCTTCGGGCTCGATTCCATCGACATTTTGGAAATCGCGCTCTTGATCTCCAAGAAGTACGGCTTTGCGCTGCGTTCGGACAATCCCGACAACGCCAAGATTTTCGCCACGCTGGGCGGATTGGCCGCCTACGTCGCGGAGCACCGCGTCCGCTAG
- the fabG gene encoding 3-oxoacyl-ACP reductase FabG — translation MTNARKRALVTGGSGALGQAICETLAKAGHEVWVHANRSLARAEETVQRIVETGGAAHAIAFDVTDADATHAALEAVIEGGAFQILVNNAGIHDDAPMAGMTQHQWKRVIDVSLNGFFNVTQPLLMPMIRTRWGRIVNLASLAGVMGNRGQANYAAAKAGLIGATKSLSLELASRGITVNAVAPGIIASPMIESAFPPERIKQIVPAGRAGEPAEVAAMVAYLVSDAAAYVTGQVLSINGGLA, via the coding sequence ATGACGAACGCACGGAAGAGAGCGCTGGTCACGGGCGGCAGCGGCGCGTTGGGGCAGGCGATCTGCGAAACCTTGGCGAAGGCCGGCCACGAAGTTTGGGTGCATGCGAACCGCAGCCTCGCGCGTGCCGAAGAAACGGTGCAGCGCATCGTCGAGACCGGGGGCGCCGCGCATGCCATCGCATTCGACGTGACCGATGCCGACGCGACACACGCTGCACTGGAAGCCGTGATCGAGGGCGGCGCGTTTCAGATCCTCGTCAACAACGCCGGCATTCACGACGACGCGCCGATGGCCGGCATGACGCAGCATCAGTGGAAGCGCGTGATCGACGTCTCGCTCAACGGTTTCTTCAATGTCACGCAGCCGCTCCTGATGCCGATGATTCGCACGCGCTGGGGGCGCATCGTCAACCTCGCGTCGCTGGCCGGTGTGATGGGCAACCGTGGACAGGCCAACTATGCGGCCGCGAAAGCCGGCTTGATCGGCGCGACGAAATCGCTTTCGCTGGAGCTGGCGTCGCGCGGCATCACCGTCAATGCGGTGGCGCCCGGCATCATCGCGTCGCCGATGATCGAGAGCGCGTTTCCGCCCGAGCGCATCAAGCAGATCGTGCCGGCGGGCAGAGCGGGCGAGCCGGCGGAAGTGGCGGCGATGGTCGCGTACCTGGTCTCGGACGCGGCCGCTTACGTCACGGGGCAAGTGCTGTCGATCAACGGCGGGCTTGCTTGA
- a CDS encoding polysaccharide deacetylase family protein, which yields MKSPPPIVTMSSAGMESGARRWKPTPLLTGTLALHAGAAAAVAAQPAWWPWAAGCVIASHVPLAAAGLWPRSDLLGPNWTTLPPGAGNRIALTIDDGPDPEVTPRVLDLLDRYDARATFFCIGDAVRRYPELVVEIVARGHAVENHSQRHRHNFSLQGPRALRREIEAAQNTLTEISGVRPLFFRAPAGLRNPFLEPVLCALGLQLASWTRRGFDTRNRDAEDVARRLVTGLAARDILLLHDGNASRNPQGRPIVLDVLPMVLRAAQDAQLRWTTLRAALDSQPSSAHATLTPDPQIAGTRAEASPQPDGTQ from the coding sequence ATGAAATCGCCCCCACCTATCGTCACGATGTCGTCGGCCGGCATGGAGAGCGGCGCGCGCCGCTGGAAACCCACACCGTTACTCACCGGCACCCTCGCGCTGCATGCGGGCGCCGCGGCCGCCGTTGCGGCTCAGCCCGCGTGGTGGCCGTGGGCGGCGGGATGCGTGATCGCATCGCATGTGCCCCTGGCGGCGGCGGGCCTCTGGCCGCGCAGCGACCTTCTCGGACCGAACTGGACCACGCTGCCGCCAGGCGCAGGCAATCGAATCGCGCTCACCATCGACGACGGCCCCGACCCCGAAGTCACGCCGCGCGTGCTCGATCTGCTCGATCGTTACGATGCGCGTGCGACGTTCTTCTGTATCGGCGATGCCGTGCGCCGGTATCCGGAGTTAGTCGTGGAGATCGTGGCACGCGGCCATGCCGTGGAGAATCACAGTCAGCGCCATCGCCACAATTTCTCGCTGCAAGGGCCGCGCGCGCTGCGGCGCGAAATCGAAGCGGCACAGAACACGCTGACCGAAATCAGCGGCGTTCGTCCGCTTTTCTTCCGCGCGCCTGCGGGATTGCGCAATCCGTTTCTCGAGCCGGTGCTGTGCGCGCTGGGCTTGCAGCTGGCGAGCTGGACGCGGCGCGGCTTCGACACGCGCAACCGCGATGCCGAGGACGTCGCACGGCGGCTCGTCACCGGTCTCGCCGCGCGCGACATTCTGCTGCTGCACGATGGCAATGCTTCGCGCAATCCGCAAGGCAGGCCGATTGTGCTGGACGTGCTGCCGATGGTCCTGCGCGCGGCGCAAGACGCCCAGTTGCGTTGGACAACACTGCGTGCGGCGCTCGATTCGCAGCCGTCGTCCGCCCACGCCACGCTGACGCCTGACCCGCAGATCGCCGGCACACGCGCTGAGGCGAGCCCGCAACCGGACGGAACCCAGTGA
- a CDS encoding beta-ketoacyl-[acyl-carrier-protein] synthase family protein translates to MNPLLFTHYTATSCLGRGLDATAQALRDRRTGLTPCDFERATLDTWIGAVAGVDDQHVRADLSDFDCRNHRLAQIGLLQDGFAEAVEAAAARYGAGRIGVFMGTSTAGILETEQAFRQRDPETGTLPAHFRYAHTHNPYSLAAFVRAFFGLRGPAMSVSSACSSGAKVFGSARRMIEAGLIDAAVVGGVDSLCLTTLYGFNSLELLSTQPCKPFDIARKGISIGEAAAFVLVERPRDAADRANASNRDAIALLGVGESSDAHHMSSPHPEGLGARLAMQQALTMAKVHAREVDYINLHGTATPSNDAAESHAVNAIFDGTPCSSTKGATGHTLGAAGALEAVIAALALRDQFVPAGVQTTHPDPALGLNYVSTSRDARLRTVLSNSFGFGGTNCALLLGRLDAARNMGLSS, encoded by the coding sequence GTGAACCCGCTACTTTTCACGCACTACACCGCCACGAGCTGCCTCGGACGCGGGCTCGACGCCACGGCGCAAGCCCTGCGCGATCGGCGCACCGGACTGACGCCTTGCGACTTCGAGCGCGCGACGCTCGACACGTGGATCGGCGCCGTCGCGGGCGTCGACGATCAACACGTGCGAGCGGACTTGAGCGACTTCGACTGCCGCAATCACCGGCTCGCGCAAATCGGCCTGCTGCAAGACGGCTTCGCCGAAGCCGTCGAAGCGGCCGCCGCGCGCTACGGCGCGGGACGGATCGGCGTTTTCATGGGCACGAGCACGGCGGGGATTCTCGAAACCGAACAAGCCTTCCGGCAACGCGATCCCGAAACCGGCACTCTGCCCGCGCATTTCCGCTACGCGCATACGCACAATCCGTATTCGCTCGCCGCGTTCGTGCGCGCGTTCTTCGGCTTGCGCGGGCCGGCGATGTCGGTTTCGTCGGCATGCTCGTCGGGCGCCAAAGTCTTCGGCTCGGCGCGCCGCATGATCGAAGCCGGGTTGATCGATGCGGCCGTGGTCGGCGGCGTCGATTCGCTGTGCCTGACGACGCTGTATGGCTTCAACTCGCTCGAACTGCTGTCGACGCAGCCTTGCAAGCCCTTCGACATTGCGCGCAAAGGCATTTCGATCGGCGAGGCCGCGGCGTTCGTTCTGGTCGAACGTCCGCGCGATGCCGCGGATCGCGCGAACGCATCGAACCGCGACGCCATCGCACTGCTCGGCGTCGGCGAATCGAGCGACGCGCATCACATGTCGTCGCCGCATCCCGAAGGACTCGGTGCACGGCTCGCCATGCAACAGGCGCTCACGATGGCGAAGGTCCACGCGCGCGAAGTCGACTACATCAATCTGCACGGCACGGCCACGCCGAGCAACGACGCCGCTGAAAGCCACGCGGTCAATGCGATTTTCGACGGCACGCCTTGCAGCTCCACCAAAGGCGCGACCGGCCACACGCTCGGCGCGGCCGGCGCGCTCGAAGCGGTCATCGCGGCACTGGCCTTGCGCGATCAGTTTGTGCCGGCCGGCGTACAGACGACGCATCCCGATCCGGCATTAGGGCTCAACTACGTGTCGACGAGCCGCGACGCGCGCTTGCGAACCGTGCTCAGCAACTCGTTCGGTTTCGGCGGCACGAATTGCGCGCTGCTGCTGGGCCGCCTGGATGCGGCACGCAACATGGGCTTGTCGTCATGA
- a CDS encoding beta-ketoacyl synthase chain length factor, translating to MKQSLSAFIEGIGLLGPGLSNWEQAAQVLAGKAAYEPQRTVLPVPSELPPPERRRTVATVKLSLAVGREAALASGRDPSTLATVFASSGGDGQNCHVVCETLAGDDRDLSPTRFHNSVHNAPAGYWGIAMGSMAPSNVLCAYDGSFAAGLLESITQVAIDAKPTLLIAFDADYPAPIRDVRPVEDSFGVALVLTPQESDQALARIDVRLADEPATTLASSDFEALRLNNPAARALPLIDALALRRSSSVVLDYLDDLRLAVDITMCGSCGDVAS from the coding sequence ATGAAGCAGAGCTTGAGCGCATTCATCGAAGGCATCGGGCTGCTCGGGCCGGGCTTGAGCAACTGGGAGCAAGCGGCTCAAGTGCTGGCGGGCAAGGCCGCGTACGAACCGCAGCGCACTGTGCTGCCCGTGCCGTCGGAGCTTCCGCCGCCCGAACGCCGCCGCACCGTCGCCACCGTCAAGCTCTCGCTCGCGGTCGGCCGCGAAGCCGCGCTCGCGAGCGGACGCGACCCGTCGACGCTCGCCACCGTGTTCGCTTCATCCGGTGGCGACGGCCAGAATTGCCACGTCGTGTGCGAAACGCTCGCGGGCGACGACCGCGACTTGTCGCCGACGCGTTTTCACAACTCCGTCCACAACGCGCCGGCCGGATACTGGGGCATCGCGATGGGCTCGATGGCGCCGTCGAACGTGCTGTGCGCGTATGACGGCAGCTTCGCCGCGGGGCTGCTGGAAAGCATCACGCAGGTGGCGATCGATGCGAAGCCGACGCTCTTGATCGCGTTCGATGCGGACTACCCCGCGCCGATTCGGGACGTGCGTCCTGTCGAGGATTCGTTCGGCGTGGCGCTCGTGTTGACGCCGCAAGAGAGCGACCAAGCCCTGGCGCGCATCGACGTTCGACTCGCCGACGAACCCGCGACCACGCTCGCCTCTTCCGATTTCGAAGCACTGCGACTCAACAATCCCGCGGCGCGCGCGCTGCCGTTAATCGATGCGCTTGCCTTGCGGCGTTCGTCGAGCGTCGTGCTCGACTATCTGGACGATCTGCGGCTCGCAGTCGACATCACGATGTGCGGTTCGTGTGGAGACGTCGCGTCATGA
- a CDS encoding LolA-related protein, which produces MTVLRRFGFRRHAAASLAAMAAVAALSLSASPCWAQASAPGTASTAGWTLDALMSMLAHNKSGRASFVETKTLSIATKPLESSGELVFAAPDHLEKLTTSPKPERLVVDGDKLTIERDQRTVTLALNRYPELSAFIESIRATLDGDRPALERIYQVALDGNRDDWTLTLTPLDARTSKAIRTVTLRGARDALRTVVIEQADGDHSVMQLKDESRD; this is translated from the coding sequence ATGACCGTCTTGCGCCGCTTCGGTTTTCGCCGGCATGCCGCCGCATCGCTCGCCGCGATGGCGGCGGTGGCCGCGCTCTCCTTGAGCGCGTCGCCGTGCTGGGCCCAAGCGTCCGCCCCAGGCACCGCAAGCACCGCAGGCTGGACGCTCGATGCGCTGATGTCGATGCTGGCGCATAACAAGTCAGGCCGTGCGTCGTTCGTCGAGACCAAGACTCTCTCGATCGCGACGAAGCCCTTGGAGTCCTCGGGTGAACTCGTGTTCGCCGCGCCCGATCATTTGGAGAAGCTCACGACGAGCCCGAAGCCCGAGCGCCTCGTCGTCGACGGCGACAAGCTGACCATCGAGCGCGATCAGCGCACGGTCACGCTCGCGCTTAACCGCTATCCGGAGCTGTCGGCATTCATCGAGAGCATCCGCGCGACGCTCGACGGTGATCGCCCGGCGCTCGAGCGCATCTACCAAGTGGCGCTCGACGGCAATCGCGATGACTGGACGTTGACGCTGACGCCGCTCGACGCGCGCACCTCGAAGGCGATCCGCACCGTGACGCTGCGCGGCGCGCGCGACGCGCTGCGCACCGTCGTGATCGAGCAGGCCGACGGCGACCACTCGGTGATGCAGCTCAAGGATGAATCGAGAGACTGA
- a CDS encoding hotdog family protein codes for MSSTTPGSPTFDHTWIAAHIPHSGTMCLLDAVETWSDEAIRCVATSHLEPSNPLRSNGRLAAVCGIEYAAQAMAVHGAVLATQTQRPRAGFLASLRSVEMQVERLDILDGRLIVEAERISGDANNVLYSFTLRCGDRLVMTGRAAVILDASGLGSLGEAAKPNA; via the coding sequence ATGAGCTCGACGACTCCCGGCTCGCCAACGTTCGATCACACGTGGATCGCCGCGCACATCCCGCACAGCGGCACGATGTGCCTGCTCGACGCCGTCGAGACATGGAGCGACGAAGCGATTCGCTGCGTGGCGACGAGTCATCTCGAACCGAGCAATCCGCTTCGGTCGAATGGGCGTCTTGCTGCGGTCTGCGGCATCGAATACGCGGCGCAAGCCATGGCCGTGCACGGGGCGGTGCTCGCCACTCAGACGCAACGCCCGCGTGCGGGGTTTCTCGCGAGCTTGCGCAGCGTCGAGATGCAGGTGGAACGGCTCGATATACTCGACGGTCGATTGATTGTCGAAGCCGAACGCATTAGCGGCGACGCGAATAACGTGCTCTACAGCTTTACCTTGCGCTGTGGTGACCGGCTTGTGATGACAGGGCGCGCCGCCGTAATTCTCGATGCTTCCGGTTTGGGTTCATTAGGGGAAGCCGCGAAGCCGAACGCGTGA
- a CDS encoding AMP-binding protein, whose protein sequence is MPSFPLVSHSSLDEPIAWRDGAPVSVRAFLADVARLAAALPPGGHVFNACKDRYRFAVGFCAALVAGKVTLLPSTHTQESLRQLASFAPDTFCLHDSNEGAIGLPGFRFPELERAAPDASGAAAAVHEAVPRIEASRVAAYLFTSGSTGTPVPHRKTWGALVKSVRAGLEPLGLAGAHGATLVGTVPPQHMYGFEHTILLALIGALAFSNRQPFYPADIRLALEAVPEPRVLVTSPVHLRALLMSESTHRPHTSLILSATAPLQTTLAAEAEARLAAPLMEIYGSTETGKIATRRTALGDVWQLVPEVALQARGGTQDDDAEIWAAGGHIEAPAPMGDVLERLDESHFLLHGRKADLINIAGKRTSLGYLNHQLNAIPGVTDGVFFMPDNSAHADDEGHEAHEKVTRLAAFVVAPALLAAELQRALRERIDAAFMPRPLLFVDALPRNEAGKLPREALVALAAQHARRAAKSAAPHAAHEAQPLTFDIPLDHPALPGHFPGQPIVPGVMLLDHAISGIGRALERPLHAFKIRSAKFPNSATPGVPFELTYRTDDNGAIQFAVTVGARTVATGVLSEREAAA, encoded by the coding sequence ATGCCGAGTTTTCCGCTCGTATCCCATTCGTCGCTCGATGAGCCGATTGCCTGGCGCGATGGCGCGCCGGTGTCGGTCCGCGCGTTTCTCGCCGACGTGGCCCGGCTCGCCGCGGCTTTGCCGCCGGGCGGGCACGTCTTCAACGCGTGCAAGGACCGCTATCGGTTCGCGGTCGGCTTTTGCGCGGCGCTCGTCGCCGGCAAAGTGACGTTGCTGCCGTCGACGCACACGCAGGAATCCTTACGCCAGCTTGCGTCGTTCGCGCCCGATACGTTCTGCCTGCACGATTCGAACGAGGGTGCGATCGGGCTGCCGGGTTTTCGCTTTCCCGAGCTGGAGCGCGCGGCCCCGGACGCAAGCGGCGCCGCTGCCGCTGTGCATGAAGCCGTGCCGCGCATCGAAGCCTCGCGCGTTGCCGCGTACCTCTTTACATCGGGCTCGACCGGCACGCCCGTCCCTCATCGCAAGACCTGGGGTGCGCTCGTCAAGAGCGTGCGCGCCGGACTGGAGCCGCTCGGCCTCGCCGGCGCACACGGCGCGACGCTCGTCGGCACGGTGCCGCCGCAGCACATGTACGGCTTCGAGCACACGATCCTGCTCGCGTTGATCGGCGCGCTTGCGTTCAGCAACCGTCAGCCGTTCTATCCCGCCGACATCCGCTTGGCGCTCGAAGCCGTGCCCGAGCCGCGCGTGCTCGTCACATCGCCCGTTCATCTGCGCGCGCTGTTGATGTCCGAAAGCACGCATCGACCGCACACGTCGCTGATCCTGTCGGCCACCGCACCGCTTCAGACGACGCTGGCCGCCGAAGCCGAAGCGCGCCTCGCCGCGCCGCTGATGGAAATCTACGGCAGCACCGAAACCGGCAAGATCGCGACCCGGCGCACGGCGCTTGGCGACGTCTGGCAACTCGTGCCGGAGGTCGCACTGCAAGCGCGCGGCGGGACGCAGGACGACGATGCCGAAATCTGGGCCGCCGGAGGGCACATCGAAGCGCCGGCGCCAATGGGCGACGTGCTGGAGCGGCTCGACGAGTCGCACTTCCTGCTGCACGGGCGCAAGGCCGACCTGATCAACATCGCGGGCAAGCGCACGTCGCTCGGCTATCTGAACCATCAACTGAATGCGATACCCGGGGTGACGGACGGCGTGTTTTTCATGCCGGACAACTCGGCTCACGCCGACGACGAGGGTCACGAGGCGCATGAAAAGGTCACGCGGCTCGCTGCGTTCGTCGTGGCCCCCGCGCTCTTAGCCGCCGAACTGCAGCGTGCGCTGCGAGAACGCATCGATGCCGCGTTCATGCCGCGTCCGTTGCTGTTCGTCGATGCGCTGCCGCGCAACGAAGCCGGCAAGCTGCCGCGCGAAGCGCTGGTTGCGCTTGCCGCTCAGCATGCGCGGCGCGCAGCGAAAAGTGCCGCGCCTCACGCCGCTCATGAAGCGCAGCCGCTCACCTTCGACATCCCGCTCGACCACCCCGCCCTGCCCGGCCACTTCCCAGGGCAGCCGATCGTGCCCGGCGTGATGCTCCTCGATCATGCGATCAGCGGTATCGGCCGCGCGCTCGAGCGCCCGCTGCATGCGTTCAAGATCCGTTCCGCGAAATTCCCGAACTCCGCGACGCCGGGCGTGCCGTTCGAACTCACGTATCGCACGGACGACAACGGTGCGATTCAGTTCGCCGTCACGGTCGGCGCCCGCACGGTCGCGACAGGCGTGCTATCCGAGCGGGAGGCCGCGGCATGA
- a CDS encoding MMPL family transporter translates to MDEPALQRSAGPWLRTLCAKRAVQLWLLFLVVCAVLIHRASFTADLSAFLPRAPSAAQRVLVDQLREGIVSRLMLVAIEGGDAQGRATLSKQLAARLRGDPQFASINNGEPVTEARDQQFVFDHRYLLSPAVTPQRFTEAGLHQALGDSFDLLSSSAGLMVKALLPHDPTGEVAAIASQLDSGAQPSSIDGAWASRDGERAVLVVETAGAGSDTDAQERAMRAVRQAFDAAAHDTGNASPYHLLLSGPGVFSVDTRDTIKHDVERLSSVSLVLIVGLLLVVYRSPLTLALGLLPVLTGVAAGIAAVSLAFGTVHGLTLGFGTTLIGEAVDYSIYLFVQSTNPPSTKPASRAQGSRSADSMREWIAAYWPTIRLGVLTSVCGFASMLFSGFPGLVQLGLYSIAGLFAAAAVTRYVLPHMREKAGAIRDVSRLAGVLARAVRAAPSLRWPLFALIAASVAILGLHRGALWSHELSALSPVPMQSQALDASLRADLGAPDVRYLVVVSGDSEQAVLEGAEKIGAQLQPLVDKRTLAGYESPARYLPSEAMQRARLASLPPADVLAPRLHAALANQSIDLKPDALTPFLADVERARHQPLLTRADLRGTSMALAADALLTERAGRWSAMLTLRAPSPSSAQATSAPDDSSLDADAIRTAVAQAGVPDALFVDLKAEADRLYVNYLNEDIRLSLAGFAAIVVLLLASLRDPARVARTLAPLVAAVLVVSAGFALARVPLTILHLIGLLLIVAVGSNYALFFNRGTRGSETAQHETPFIAAPTLVSLLIANLATVAGFGLLALSRVPLLESFGLTVGPGAILALLFSAILAPQASRSPLQQSEGRHTGSPI, encoded by the coding sequence ATGGACGAGCCGGCGCTCCAACGTTCCGCGGGACCGTGGCTTCGCACGCTGTGCGCCAAGCGTGCCGTGCAGCTCTGGCTGCTGTTTCTCGTCGTCTGCGCGGTCCTCATTCATCGCGCGTCGTTCACGGCCGACCTCTCCGCGTTTCTGCCGCGCGCGCCTAGCGCGGCGCAGCGCGTCCTCGTCGATCAGCTGCGCGAGGGGATCGTGTCGCGGCTGATGCTCGTCGCGATCGAAGGCGGCGATGCGCAAGGACGCGCAACGCTGTCGAAGCAATTGGCCGCGCGCCTGCGCGGTGACCCGCAGTTTGCGTCCATCAATAACGGCGAGCCCGTCACGGAGGCGCGCGATCAGCAGTTCGTCTTCGACCATCGCTATCTGCTGAGCCCAGCGGTGACGCCACAGCGCTTCACCGAGGCAGGGCTGCATCAAGCGCTCGGCGACAGCTTCGATCTCTTGAGCTCGTCGGCGGGCTTGATGGTCAAGGCATTGCTGCCGCACGATCCCACGGGCGAAGTGGCCGCGATCGCGAGCCAGCTCGATAGCGGCGCGCAACCGTCGTCGATCGACGGCGCCTGGGCGTCGCGCGACGGCGAGCGTGCGGTGCTCGTCGTCGAGACGGCCGGCGCAGGCTCCGATACCGATGCACAAGAACGGGCGATGCGCGCGGTGCGCCAAGCGTTCGACGCCGCCGCGCACGATACCGGCAACGCCTCCCCGTACCATTTGCTGCTGAGCGGCCCAGGCGTGTTTTCCGTCGACACGCGCGACACGATCAAGCATGACGTCGAGCGGCTCTCGAGCGTGAGCCTCGTGTTGATCGTCGGCTTGCTGCTCGTCGTCTACCGCTCGCCGCTCACGCTCGCGCTCGGGCTCTTGCCGGTGCTCACGGGCGTCGCGGCCGGGATCGCGGCGGTCAGCCTCGCCTTCGGCACGGTGCACGGTTTGACGCTCGGTTTCGGCACGACGCTCATCGGCGAGGCCGTCGATTACTCGATCTATCTGTTTGTTCAATCGACGAATCCGCCATCGACGAAACCGGCCTCGCGCGCCCAAGGCTCGCGCAGCGCGGATTCCATGCGCGAGTGGATCGCGGCGTACTGGCCGACGATCCGGCTCGGCGTGCTGACTTCGGTGTGCGGCTTCGCGTCGATGCTGTTTTCCGGCTTTCCCGGCCTCGTGCAGCTCGGGCTGTATTCGATCGCCGGATTGTTCGCGGCGGCCGCCGTGACGCGCTACGTGCTGCCCCACATGCGCGAGAAGGCCGGTGCGATTCGCGACGTGTCGCGGCTCGCCGGCGTGCTGGCCCGCGCGGTCCGCGCCGCGCCTTCGCTGCGTTGGCCCCTGTTCGCGCTGATAGCGGCGTCTGTCGCGATCCTCGGACTGCATCGCGGCGCATTGTGGAGTCACGAACTGTCTGCGTTGAGCCCGGTGCCGATGCAAAGCCAGGCGCTCGACGCCTCGCTGCGAGCCGACCTCGGCGCGCCCGACGTGCGTTATCTGGTGGTGGTCTCGGGCGACAGCGAGCAAGCCGTGCTCGAAGGCGCGGAAAAGATCGGCGCGCAACTGCAGCCGCTCGTGGACAAACGCACCCTCGCCGGTTACGAGAGCCCCGCGCGCTATCTGCCGAGCGAGGCCATGCAGCGCGCGCGGCTCGCGAGTCTGCCTCCCGCCGACGTTCTCGCGCCGCGCCTTCACGCCGCGCTCGCCAACCAATCGATCGACTTGAAGCCCGACGCGTTGACGCCCTTCCTCGCCGACGTCGAACGCGCACGCCATCAGCCGTTGCTGACTCGCGCGGATCTGCGGGGCACGTCGATGGCGTTGGCGGCCGATGCGCTCCTGACCGAGCGCGCGGGCCGCTGGAGCGCGATGTTGACACTGCGGGCGCCATCGCCGTCGTCCGCGCAAGCGACGAGCGCACCCGACGACTCGAGTCTCGACGCCGACGCCATCCGAACCGCCGTTGCCCAAGCAGGCGTGCCCGACGCCCTCTTCGTCGACCTGAAAGCCGAAGCCGACCGGCTCTACGTGAACTACTTGAACGAGGACATTCGCCTCTCGCTGGCGGGATTCGCGGCCATCGTCGTCTTGCTGCTCGCCTCGCTGCGCGATCCGGCGCGCGTCGCGCGTACGCTCGCGCCGCTCGTGGCCGCCGTGCTCGTCGTGAGCGCCGGGTTCGCACTCGCGCGCGTGCCGCTCACGATCCTGCATTTGATCGGACTCCTGCTGATCGTGGCGGTCGGTTCGAACTATGCGTTGTTCTTCAACCGGGGCACCCGCGGCAGCGAAACGGCCCAGCATGAGACACCGTTCATCGCCGCGCCCACGCTCGTTTCGCTGCTGATCGCGAATCTCGCGACAGTGGCAGGGTTCGGCTTGCTTGCGCTCTCGCGCGTACCGCTGCTCGAATCGTTCGGCTTGACGGTCGGCCCCGGCGCGATCCTTGCGCTGCTGTTCTCCGCCATCCTCGCGCCTCAAGCGTCGCGCTCGCCATTGCAACAGAGCGAAGGCAGGCACACCGGGAGTCCAATATGA
- a CDS encoding LpxL/LpxP family acyltransferase, giving the protein MKLPGTTARAAWAEREERSNPTLLRIMTWLSLRLGRPLGRVVLRGIAAYFMLCSPQVREASRDYLGRVLGRPAGWREVYRHMLTFGTTIHDRIYLLSGRFDLFDIRVHGGEHVLAALAQGDGAFLLGGHLGSFEVVRTIGRTLPELRVAVMMYEENARNINAILETVNPAAKANVISLGRADSMLKASESLDDGCMIGMLADRTLLSEDSDSLERLPFLGAPAAFPLGPLRMAAMLRRPVIFMTGLYRGGNRYDVHFDTLADFTAVPRSERSEAVHAALVRYVALLEKHCRAAPYNWFNYFDFWQGGKAAVAAAPPRVKRDDEKSRAALRLPVVEES; this is encoded by the coding sequence ATGAAGCTCCCCGGAACCACTGCCCGCGCCGCCTGGGCCGAGCGCGAGGAGCGCAGCAATCCGACGCTGCTGCGCATCATGACGTGGCTTTCGCTGCGGCTCGGACGGCCGCTCGGCCGCGTCGTCCTGCGGGGCATCGCCGCCTATTTCATGCTGTGCTCGCCGCAGGTGCGCGAAGCCTCGCGCGACTACCTCGGCCGCGTGCTCGGCCGGCCCGCCGGCTGGCGCGAGGTGTATCGCCACATGCTGACGTTCGGCACGACGATTCACGATCGCATCTACCTGCTCTCCGGGCGCTTCGATCTGTTCGACATCCGCGTGCATGGCGGCGAGCACGTGCTGGCCGCGCTCGCGCAAGGCGATGGCGCGTTTCTGCTCGGAGGGCACCTGGGCAGCTTCGAAGTCGTGCGCACGATCGGCCGCACGCTGCCCGAGCTGCGCGTCGCCGTCATGATGTATGAGGAGAACGCGCGCAACATCAACGCGATTCTCGAGACCGTGAACCCCGCTGCAAAAGCGAACGTCATCAGTCTCGGACGGGCCGATTCGATGCTCAAGGCGAGCGAGAGCCTCGACGACGGCTGCATGATCGGGATGCTCGCCGATCGGACGCTGCTCTCCGAAGACAGCGACTCGCTCGAGCGCCTGCCCTTCCTCGGCGCGCCCGCCGCGTTTCCGCTCGGGCCGCTGCGCATGGCTGCGATGCTGCGGCGCCCGGTCATCTTCATGACGGGCCTCTATCGCGGCGGCAATCGCTACGACGTGCACTTCGACACGCTCGCCGATTTCACCGCTGTGCCGCGCAGCGAACGCAGCGAGGCGGTCCACGCCGCGCTCGTGCGCTACGTCGCGCTGCTGGAAAAACATTGTCGCGCGGCGCCCTACAACTGGTTCAACTATTTCGACTTCTGGCAAGGCGGCAAGGCCGCTGTTGCCGCTGCCCCGCCGCGTGTCAAACGCGACGACGAGAAATCGCGGGCTGCGCTGCGGCTGCCCGTCGTCGAGGAGTCCTGA